TGCCGGATAAATACTATGCATACGCGGCGCATACTGAAAAAACACACCCAACCCCTGTTTTGTTTTGTGTGTGTGAAGCAGCAGGTATGTCTTTTAAGGCGCGGCAGTTGAATTAATATATAATGTAAAAAATCCGCGGGCTAAAGACCCGCGTCTACCACGGCAAAACCATTTGTTCGTCTCCGGTTTTTTTATTTGATATGGGATAAAAAAGTATGGGATAAAATTACGGATAATTATTTAAGCATATACTCATATTACACCCTGTAAGTTTATGCCTGTTTGAATTATATAATAAAGATTATAAAAATGTTAGTTAGACAAAACATATATTTGTTATTGTAGACTAACTGTTAATAACCTGTGGACAAATATGGTTTAAAAAAGTTCAAAAAAATGTAAAAATAAACAAAAAACATTAAATTATCATCAAATATAAGGTTAAACAGGTATAAAACCGTTTTTATTTGTTGACAAAAAATTTATATATTATATACTAGGTCTTGAAGAAAGGCAGACGCTCTTACACAACAGGAAGTAGACAAAAAAACAGAGATTCAAAAACAAAGGGTTTTCTTAAACTCTTGTTAAAAACTTTAACACCGAAAGGGGGGAGTACCCAATGGCAGCCAAGAAAAAAGCAGCAAAGAAAAAAGCAAAAAAGAAATAAGTTGATTAAAACGGGGTAACAACATAAAAAGGGGCTAATGAGAATTAGCCCCTTTTTATGTTTATGGGCAAAAGTAATTATTAACTATCAGCAATACCGGAAACCGGGTTTAAAATACCGTAACAGGCAAAACCTGCCCATAACAAATCAATAATGCAAAATAACCAAATTTCGGTTATAATCAGCGGAAAGTAAACGCAATAATAAAATTATAAGGGTGGATACAATTGGCTAAAAGATCAAAAAAGGCAAAAGCGGCTTCTAAAACAAAATCACAGCCAAAAAATCAGCCGGACTATTTTCTTGCAGGAGCCCTTGGGCTTACGGCACTGATTATTTTCTTTTCTTTTATAACTGTCAGGGACCGCAACATGCTTGGGCCGTTCGGTGAAGTTATAGCAAGGTACCTGTATGTGCTGTTTGGAAAGGCTTCCTACGCCCTTCCTTTTATAATAGGATTTTATTCGTTTGCCGTTTTTAAAAAAGAGATAAAATATGCCTCAACAAGATACGTCGCCGGATTCGCGGCTGCCGTTATTTCGCTGTCGCTTTTTCTTGCCCTTGTCGTAAAGGGAGGCGCTCTTGAAATCTTTCATATGGAAAAAGTTGCCGTTTTAACGGGAAGGGGATCGAAAACCTTCTGGGAAGGAATGCCGGCGGTTTTAAGGGTAATGGACGGAAACTATAAGTTTTACACGGGAGGGTTTCTGGGATACAACCTTGCGTATTTCCTTTCCGCCTGGTTCAACATTATCGGGGCGTATATCGTATTCATAATCCTTACCGCGCTTTCTTTTTTCCTTCTGGGAAAAGAAGAACTGCTTTTTTCGGCGGGCAGGTTTGCGCGCGACGCTTTTTTAAACGGCGCTGAATATGTAAGGTCGCTTTTTACCGGCGGGCGGGACGCGGCTGATGAACGGATTAAAAAAGTAAAAAAGCCGGCAAAGAAAAAAGAAGAAGACGATGAAGAAGAAGACGAAGAAGAAAAACCCATGACAAAAAAAGAAATGAAGGAAGAGGCAAAAAGGCTTAAAGAACAGCAAAAGGCCGAAGAACAGGAAAGAAAGAAACCGGCCAAACGCGAAAAAATAAATATAATAACCCCTGATGAACCTGCGGAAAAAAAGACCAAGGCAATACAGGCAGTGGTAAAAGGCGACTATACCCTGCCGTCAATTGACCTGTTAAAAGGCAATGCTCCGGATGCTGCAGGAACAGAGAAAAAAGATTACGCGGATGACGCGGAAAAATTAAAAAAGACCCTTAAAGATTTCGGTGTGGAAGCAGAAGTGGTAAACGTTGTGGACGGGCCGGTTATTTCGCGTTTTGAACTTGAACTTGCCACCGGCACTAAAGTGTCGCGCGTGGTAAACCTTGCCGATGACATAGCGCTGTCAATGCGCGTGGAACAGGTGCGCGTGGCGCCGGTTCCAAATAAATCCCTTATTGGCATAGAAGTCCCTAAATCAAACAAGAAAACTATTACATTAAAAGAGCTTATAGAAACCGAAGCCTTTCAGGATTCGGGTTCCCTTCTTACAATGGCGATAGGAAAAGACCTTGGCGGAAAAGCAATAATCGCGGAGCTTGGAAAAATGCCGCATCTATTAATAGCGGGCGCCACCGGTTCGGGTAAAAGCGTGTGCATCAATTCCATTATTATGAGCGTGATATATAAGGCATCGCCCGATGAAGTTAAACTTGTCCTTGTGGACCCCAAGCGCGTGGAACTTACGCACTACCGCGACATACCGCATTTAATATCCCCTGTAATCACTGACCCCAAGCATGCGGCATATGTTTTAAAAAAGCTTACCTATGAAATGGACTACCGTTATGACATGCTTGCAAAGGAAGGCGCCAGGGATATAAACACATATAACAAAATGGCGTCTGAATTTAATATGCAGTTAAAGAGCGAGCCGGATTTTAATCCCGAAGATTTAAAGAAGTCCCTTCCTTATATAATACTGATAATAGACGAACTTGCGGACTTAATGACGCTGGCAAAAGCAAACGTGGAAGCGTCTTTGCAGCGCCTTGCCCAGCTTGCGCGCGCCGTGGGAATTCACATAGTGCTTGCGACCCAGCGCCCGTCGGTTGACGTTATCACCGGCGTTATTAAAGCCAACTTCCCGTCAAGGATAGCTTTTCAGGTAATGTCAAAGGTAGATTCGCGCACAATACTTGACATGAACGGTGCTGACGCGCTTTTAGGGCGCGGCGACATGCTTTACGCGCCGGCTGATATAAGCAAACCTTTAAGAGGTCAGGCGGCATTTGTATCATCCGAAGAAATATCAAAAGTGTGCCACTTTATAAAGAAACAGAGAAAGCCGGATATCTCGCCGGAATTTGACATGAAAGACGACGATCCGGATCTTTCCGGCGACGGCGACAGCGGAACCGGCGGCGACGAGATGATGAAGAAAGCCATAGACCTTGCCAAAAACAAAGGCAATATTTCAACGTCATACCTTCAGAGAAAACTTGGCATAGGCTATTCCAAGGCCGCCCGCATGATAGATGATATGGAAGAAAAAGGGCTTATAACAGAAGCTGACGGCAATAAGCCAAGGGAATACATAGGCGATTAATCCGGGAGAAAATAAGATGTATGATTTAATTGTAATAGGTTCCGGCCCTGCAGGTTATACTGCCGCGCTGCTTGCGGCAAAGGCGGGGATGAAAACTCTCCTTATAGAAAAAAATTTAAACAACCTTGGCGGCACGTGCCTTAATGAAGGGTGCATTCCGCTTAAAGGGCTGCTTCACCACTCATTGCACAGCGCTGATTATCAGAAAATAATATCAATTGTCACACAAAAAATAAGCGGGTTAAGAAGCGGGCTTAAAGCAAGGCTTCAGGCGTGCGGCGTGGAAGTTCTTGAAGCGCAGGTAAAATTTATATCTGCCGGTGAAATTGAAGCGGCGGGAAATAAATATCAGGCAAAAAACTTCCTTATATCCGCCGGGTCTGCCGCGCGCAGGCTGTTTAAAAACGCTAAAGTCAGTTCTCCGGAAATAATATTCAGCTTAAATCCCGTCCCAAAACGCGCGCTTATAATCGGCGGCGGCGTCATAGGGTGCGAATACGCGTCCTTTCTTAATAATATAGGGGTGGAAGTGACAATAGCGGAAGCGGCTCCTTCTGTTTTATTCGGAATGGATGAAGAAGCAGTCCGGACACTTGTCAGGGAATTTAAGAAAAAGAAGATAAAAATCATAAGCGGCGCGGGTATAACAGTTTCCGATGACGGCGGGAAAGTAATAATAGAGAGTAACGGGGTAAAAATTGAAGAACAGTATGACATTATAATAGAAGCTACCGGAAGAGTGCCATATACGGCAGGGCTTAATCTTGAAGCTGCCGGCATTGAAACGGACAAGAAGGGTTTTATTAAAGTTAACGGCGATATGATGACAAACGTAAAGGGTATATACGCCGCGGGCGACTGTATCAACACGCCCATGCTTGCGTATACGGCATATAAAGAAGCGGAAACCGCCGTGGATAATATGGCTACGGGAAAGTCCGGCGATCTTGATTACGCAAGGATACCAAAACTTGTTTTTTCAATGCCGCAGGCGGGCAGCGCGGGTTTTTTGGAATCTGACGCGCGTAAAGAAAATATAGATTATAAAGTGTATAAGTATTTTTTTAAAGGCATCGGCAAAGCAGTGGTGGAAGAAAGCGACGCGGGATTTTTAAAACTTTTAACGGCGGATGACAGGGTGATAGGGGCGTCTGCAGTAGGGTACGAAATTGCGGATATGATGAATGAAATAGGGCTTATAATAAACGCGGGCGTCAGCGTGGAAACAATAAAAAACACAATGCATATACATCCAAGTTATTCAGAGATAATAACAGAAGCCCTGATATACGGCGAGACTGCCCCTTCAATTTCCGGCCAATGAAAATAAAATATATTTTTATTCTTCCGGTAATTTTTTTATTAAATTCCTGCGCGGCAAACAGGCAGTATTTAATGGCGCCAAAAACGGTTTATTTCTGCGCTGCCGGCGACGTGATGCTTGACCGCGGCGTAAAGGCAAATATGGAAATTTACGGGTATGATTATCCGTTTGAAAATATACGGGCGTTTGTCAAAGCGCACGACGTGTCTTTCTGCAACCTTGAAACTCCCATTTCCACGGAGAAAAAAAGAAAAAAACCTTACGCGTTCAGGTGCGAGCCGGAAAAAATGGAAGGGTTTAAAAATTCCGGTTTTAATACGGTGTCTATTGCAAACAACCACATGCTGGACTGTAATTATACAGGCGTTTCGCAGACCATAAAAAATCTTGATGAGCTGGGTGTAATGCACGCGGGCGCCGGCTATAACAGGGAGCACGCGCTTGAACCGCGTATAATAACCGGTAACGGGGTGACAATTGCGCTGTTCGCGTTCGCGGATTTTTATTACGAGACCGATAAAGACATGAACAGTAAAAACACGCCTCAGCCGTGCCATCCGTCAGAAAAAGAGATGCGTAAAGCTGTGTCTGCGGCAAAAGGGCTGGCTGATTATATTTTTGTGTCTTTTCACTGGGGGGAAGAATATAAAAATTATCCCGGTAAAAAACAGAAAAAACTTGCGCGTATGCTTGTGGATTCCGGCGCTGACCTTATAATAGGGCACCACCCGCACGTGCTGCAGGGCATAGAAAAATATAAGGGCGTGATAATACTTTACAGCCTGGGTAATTTTGTATTTGACCAGTTTAAGGACTTACAGACAGACACCATGATATTCAGCTGCAGGTTATCAGACGGGGTTATAAAAGACGCGTATATCACGCCGGCAAAAATAGAAAAAAGCAGGCCGCATTTTGCCAAAGGCGAAGAAGCGAAAATTATAAAGGAAAGGCTGAAAGAGTATTCAAAGGGCATGAATGTGAAATTGACAGAACACGGAAACAGGATGTTTATTGAATAAAAGGCTGCGGGCGATAGATTTTATTTGATATTTGGCTGAATAATAATATAATGTATAAAAATTTACGGAGGCGGATATGATAGGCAAAAAAGATGTGGAAGGTTTTTTTGGAAATAAAAAGATAGCTGTGATAGGCGCGTCAAGAAGCGGTAAGAAATACGGTAATATGCTGTATACGGAACTTGTAAAAAAAGGTTTTGAAGTTTTTCCGGTTAACCCCAATGCGTCAGAAATAAACGGAGAGCCGGCGTTTAAAAACGTGGCAGATATACCCGGAGGCGTAAACGCGGCAATAGCGGTGGTGCCGCCCGCGGAGCAGGATAAAGTGGCAAATGACTGCGCAAAAGCCGGCGTGAAAGAACTTTGGATTCATGAACACGTAATGAAAGGCATTTCAAACACAAAGGCAATAGCGGTATGCGAGACCAATGGGATTAAGTGTATCACCGGTTTTTGCCCCATGATGTTCATGCCAAACGCGGGGTTTCCGCACAACATACATAAAGGCATAATGGGATTATTCGGCGCGCTGCCGAAATAAAAACGGGAGGATTTTAATGACAACAAAAAAACAACATAAAGGTATTGATGAAAAGTATTGTTCCAGCTGCGGGGAAGTGATTAAAGCTGCCGCGGAAATATGCCCGCACTGCGGTGTAAGGCAGCCTGCTGTGTCCGGCGCAACTCCTGATGTTTCTGAAAAATGGCTTGTGTCTCTGCTTCTGTGCATTTTTCTTGGAGCTCTTGGCGCGCACAGGTTCTATGTGGGCAAAATTGGAACGGGAATACTTATGTTAATTACATTTGGCGGATGCGGAATATGGGTAATTATTGACCTTATTCTTATACTTACGCAGAAGTTTACCGATAAAAGCGGCTGCGCGATAACAAGCAAGTAAACAGCTTTGAAAGTAACCGTAAAAATAGTTATTACAGCAGCACTGCTTTGCGGTTTATATTTTTTTCCGCATGATATTATGTTTAACGGAAAAAGCATATGCCTGTATAAAAACCTTTTTGGATTTGAATGCCCGGGCTGCGGCTTAACACGCGCAGCCTGGCTTTTAGTCCACCTTAAATTCTACGATGCCTTTGCCATGAATAAACTTATCATCATCGTATTTCCCATGATTATATTCATCTACGGCAGGTGGATGGTTAAAAGATAGAATATTAACCATGTAAATCTGAATTATAAAAGCTTATGATACATCAATAATCTAAAGTGTTTATGTTTCGTATTGACAGTATTAAAATAATAAAGTAAGATTTGTCTTACGATGACATATAAAGTATGACGTTGTCTTACAAGAGAGGACTAAGAATGAAGAATCGTACTGAAAAGGTATGTATAAGGACAACAGAAAATATTAGTAAACTTATAGATGAAACCTTAAAAAGAAAAGAATATAAGTTTTATACAAAATCAGATATAATCAACCTCGTACTAGAAGAACAATTACCTATATACGCAAAGGAAAAATCCATATATGGCAAAAACAAGTAATAAATATAAAAAATTGTTAGATGCGGAAAAAATGGAAAAGAGAGCTCAAGTTCATTCATTCCATCGCTATTTTGGGAAACTTATACCTGCGATTCCAAGATTTGCTATTAAATCATTTACTGTTGAAGGTGACTTAGTATTAGATCCATTTTGTGGCTCAGGAACAACTTTAGTAGAATCTAAAATGCTGAATAGGAATAGCGTGGGAATTGATTTAAATCCATTATCAGCAATTATTTCAAAAGCAAAAACAACGGGGCTTGATTACGAAAAAACTTTAAAAATGATGAATATCATTATCTCAAATGTGAAAAATGAAAAAGATGATAAGCATAAAAACTTGATTCCTTTTTGTATAAATATGGAGCATTGGTTTAGATCTGAAGTTATTAAAGATTTAGCATTATTAAAAAATGAAATTAAAACTAATACTAATGGGAATTTAAAGAATTTCTATCTTGCTTGTTTTTCTGCGATGATAAGAGATGTGTCCAATGCAGATCCGAGACACATCTTTCCGGGATATAGTAAAAGAATGCGTAGAATTGATGCTGAGGAAGGCAGGGTAATAGATGTATTAAATAAATTTGAAAAAGTTGTTATTAAACGAGTACAATCATTGAAAAATAATATTAATGGAAATCATTCATTAACTAGGATTTACACTGGTTCAGCAAATGACATATTAAATAATATTAGGAATGTGAAACTCGTTGTTACAAATCCGCCGTACAT
This sequence is a window from Candidatus Goldiibacteriota bacterium. Protein-coding genes within it:
- a CDS encoding DNA translocase FtsK, yielding MAKRSKKAKAASKTKSQPKNQPDYFLAGALGLTALIIFFSFITVRDRNMLGPFGEVIARYLYVLFGKASYALPFIIGFYSFAVFKKEIKYASTRYVAGFAAAVISLSLFLALVVKGGALEIFHMEKVAVLTGRGSKTFWEGMPAVLRVMDGNYKFYTGGFLGYNLAYFLSAWFNIIGAYIVFIILTALSFFLLGKEELLFSAGRFARDAFLNGAEYVRSLFTGGRDAADERIKKVKKPAKKKEEDDEEEDEEEKPMTKKEMKEEAKRLKEQQKAEEQERKKPAKREKINIITPDEPAEKKTKAIQAVVKGDYTLPSIDLLKGNAPDAAGTEKKDYADDAEKLKKTLKDFGVEAEVVNVVDGPVISRFELELATGTKVSRVVNLADDIALSMRVEQVRVAPVPNKSLIGIEVPKSNKKTITLKELIETEAFQDSGSLLTMAIGKDLGGKAIIAELGKMPHLLIAGATGSGKSVCINSIIMSVIYKASPDEVKLVLVDPKRVELTHYRDIPHLISPVITDPKHAAYVLKKLTYEMDYRYDMLAKEGARDINTYNKMASEFNMQLKSEPDFNPEDLKKSLPYIILIIDELADLMTLAKANVEASLQRLAQLARAVGIHIVLATQRPSVDVITGVIKANFPSRIAFQVMSKVDSRTILDMNGADALLGRGDMLYAPADISKPLRGQAAFVSSEEISKVCHFIKKQRKPDISPEFDMKDDDPDLSGDGDSGTGGDEMMKKAIDLAKNKGNISTSYLQRKLGIGYSKAARMIDDMEEKGLITEADGNKPREYIGD
- a CDS encoding NAD(P)/FAD-dependent oxidoreductase; the protein is MYDLIVIGSGPAGYTAALLAAKAGMKTLLIEKNLNNLGGTCLNEGCIPLKGLLHHSLHSADYQKIISIVTQKISGLRSGLKARLQACGVEVLEAQVKFISAGEIEAAGNKYQAKNFLISAGSAARRLFKNAKVSSPEIIFSLNPVPKRALIIGGGVIGCEYASFLNNIGVEVTIAEAAPSVLFGMDEEAVRTLVREFKKKKIKIISGAGITVSDDGGKVIIESNGVKIEEQYDIIIEATGRVPYTAGLNLEAAGIETDKKGFIKVNGDMMTNVKGIYAAGDCINTPMLAYTAYKEAETAVDNMATGKSGDLDYARIPKLVFSMPQAGSAGFLESDARKENIDYKVYKYFFKGIGKAVVEESDAGFLKLLTADDRVIGASAVGYEIADMMNEIGLIINAGVSVETIKNTMHIHPSYSEIITEALIYGETAPSISGQ
- a CDS encoding CapA family protein; the protein is MKIKYIFILPVIFLLNSCAANRQYLMAPKTVYFCAAGDVMLDRGVKANMEIYGYDYPFENIRAFVKAHDVSFCNLETPISTEKKRKKPYAFRCEPEKMEGFKNSGFNTVSIANNHMLDCNYTGVSQTIKNLDELGVMHAGAGYNREHALEPRIITGNGVTIALFAFADFYYETDKDMNSKNTPQPCHPSEKEMRKAVSAAKGLADYIFVSFHWGEEYKNYPGKKQKKLARMLVDSGADLIIGHHPHVLQGIEKYKGVIILYSLGNFVFDQFKDLQTDTMIFSCRLSDGVIKDAYITPAKIEKSRPHFAKGEEAKIIKERLKEYSKGMNVKLTEHGNRMFIE
- a CDS encoding CoA-binding protein, translating into MIGKKDVEGFFGNKKIAVIGASRSGKKYGNMLYTELVKKGFEVFPVNPNASEINGEPAFKNVADIPGGVNAAIAVVPPAEQDKVANDCAKAGVKELWIHEHVMKGISNTKAIAVCETNGIKCITGFCPMMFMPNAGFPHNIHKGIMGLFGALPK
- a CDS encoding TM2 domain-containing protein yields the protein MTTKKQHKGIDEKYCSSCGEVIKAAAEICPHCGVRQPAVSGATPDVSEKWLVSLLLCIFLGALGAHRFYVGKIGTGILMLITFGGCGIWVIIDLILILTQKFTDKSGCAITSK
- a CDS encoding DUF2752 domain-containing protein produces the protein MKVTVKIVITAALLCGLYFFPHDIMFNGKSICLYKNLFGFECPGCGLTRAAWLLVHLKFYDAFAMNKLIIIVFPMIIFIYGRWMVKR
- a CDS encoding site-specific DNA-methyltransferase gives rise to the protein MAKTSNKYKKLLDAEKMEKRAQVHSFHRYFGKLIPAIPRFAIKSFTVEGDLVLDPFCGSGTTLVESKMLNRNSVGIDLNPLSAIISKAKTTGLDYEKTLKMMNIIISNVKNEKDDKHKNLIPFCINMEHWFRSEVIKDLALLKNEIKTNTNGNLKNFYLACFSAMIRDVSNADPRHIFPGYSKRMRRIDAEEGRVIDVLNKFEKVVIKRVQSLKNNINGNHSLTRIYTGSANDILNNIRNVKLVVTNPPYISSIRYLETSKLEMYWLEILKSQKDYFEIDKNIVGTERFYSKDYKDVQRTNYSKINKLIKQIYDDGNFKMSKVVSKYFNDMESIFEGLYSALDKNAHMVFKISDSMVRKVNIPTHSFFIEIAKSKKFKLVSKFKDKIESRSLLTKRNYYSGMMSHDWILIFKK